GGCCTGTTGGCTGCTGGCCCTGCCTGCCGAGGCCGCAGTGCCGCTACCCGCCGATAGCGCCGTACTGCGCATCACACGCCTGCCCGCTAATGGCCTGTTGCTCAGCCACGGATGGCGCTACCACGCCGGTGATGACCCGGCCTGGGCCCGGCCCGATTTCGACGATAGCTCCTGGGATACCATCCCCGTCGCCCGTGTCGGGTTTGCCTTGCCGGCGCGCGCCCTGGCTGGTCCCGGCTGGTTCCGACTCCGGCTCCGCTTGGGCGACAGCTTGCGATACCAAGCTCTGGGCTTACGGACCAACCGGACGATGGCCGGGTTTGAGCTCTACCTCAACGGCCGGCCCTTCGGCCACTACGGAACCTTCAGCACCGACCCCGCTGGGGTGCAGCCCACTCGAATTGTTCCGGCCGCCCTGCTCTTTCCGCCCACCGACGCACGCCAGGACCTAGTGCTGGCCGTGCGGTTTGCGCCCTGGCAGCCTGCCCCGCCGCTCAGCGCCTACTTGGCGCAGAACCGCTTGTTGGACCTCGTACTCTGGTTGGAAACGGGGCAAAATTTACAACAACAGCGCACCGAAGCGGGGTATTCAACCGCCATAGTCACCTTTGTCGGAGGGGTATTTTTGCTGCTGGGCCTGCTGCACTGGGTCTTTTTTCAGTACCAACCGGCCCAGCCCGCTAACCGCTACTTCGCCTTTTACGCCCTTGCCATCGGCGCCTCGCAACTCCTCGATTGTGTTCACTGGCTCACGCTGGGGCGGGGCCTAATGGCCAATGGGCTCATGTACCTCTTGCTCGGCCTCGGCGCCCTGTGGGGGCTGCGGGCATTGTATGCTTTGTTTGCCATCCGCCCCGGCTGGCTCTACGCGGGCTTGTGCGTGGGCGTGGCGGTGTTGGCGCCGGTGCGCATGGCCGCCGAGCTGCGGGGCAACCTTACCACTGGCTTCTACTGCAACGTGGCCTTTGTGGTGCTGGTCACGGCGGAGCAGCTGCGGCTCACGGCGCGGGGCGTGCGCCAGCGCCGTCGTGGGGCTTGGATGATAGGAACTGGTTTCGGCGTGGGCCTCTTGTTTCAGCTGGTCTACGCTAGCAGCTACCGGCTGCTGGATACGGGCGTGGAGGACACCGTTCTATATCAGTTGGCCTTTCTGGCGCCGGCGCTGGGCATTTCGCTGTTTTTGGCCCGCGAGTTTGCGCTGGACAGCCAACTGCTACAAGTGAAGCTGGGCGAAGTAGAGCGTCTTTCAGCCCAAACTCTGGCCCAGGAACAAGAGAAACAAGCCCTACTGGCTGAGCAGAACGAAATGCTGGAACACCAAGTGATGCAGCGCACCGGCGAGCTGCAACGCTCCCTCACGGAGCTGCGCGCCACGCAGGCCCAGCTGATTCAGAAAGAGAAGATGGCCAGCCTGGGGGAGCTCACCGCGGGCATTGCCCACGAGATTCAGAACCCGCTCAACTTCGTTAATAACTTCTCGGAAGTCAGCTCCGAATTGCTCGACGAGCTGGCCGAGGAACAGGCCCGCCCGCTGCGCGACGCCGAACTGGAGCTGGAACTGGTGGACGACTTGCGCCAGAACATGGCCAAAATCACCCAGCACGGGCAGCGCGCGGCCAGCATCGTGCGCGGCATGCTCGAGCACAGCCGCACCAACTCCGGGGAGCGCGCCCCGACGGACCTGAACGCCTTGTGCCAGGAATACCTGCGCCTGGCCTACCAGGGCCTGCGCGCCAAAGACAAGAGCTTCAACGCCGAGCTGACCACGGACTTTGCCGCCGACCTGCCGTTGGTCGAGGTGGTGGGCGCCGACCTGGGCCGGGTGCTGCTCAATTTGTTCGCCAACGCCTTTTACGCCGTGCACCAGCGCCAGCAGTTGGGCGTGGCCGGGCACCGGCCCACCGTGGAGGTGCGCACGCGCCTGGCCGAGCAGCGGGTTGAAATCCGGGTGCAAGACAACGGCACGGGCATGAGCGAAGCCATTCAACAGAAAATCTTCCAGCCCTTCTTCACCACCAAACCGACCGGTGAAGGCACCGGCCTGGGCCTGTCGCTCAGCTACGACATCATCACCCAGGGCCACGGCGGCACGCTCAGCGTGGAGAGCCACGAAGGCCGGGGCACCGATTTCATTATTTCTCTACCCGCTTAAGATAAGTATATGCCGATTTTTACCCTGCGTTGCCTCACCCGCTTGCTGCTGCTGCTAACGTTGCTGCTGGGCAGCGGCTCCGCCATGGCCCAGTCTGCGGCCCGCTACCGCTACTGGGATGCTAATGTTGACTCCCTGCGCCGGGTGCTGGCCGGGCAGCACACCGACACGGCCCGCCTGCGCACGCTGATGCATATGGCTGATTTAGTGCCTACTTCACGCGAAACAGAAGAGGCTGCCGTCCTCAGCGCGCGCCTGCACCGCCCCGAGCAGCGGGCCTACCGTCTGCTGTGGGCGTCGATTCGGCTCGGTAAAGCCATGAGCATCGGGCCTAGCCTCGACAGCCTGCAAGCGGCTATCGTTGTCTTCGACCAACTGGGCCGCCCGGTGCCGTATGCGCTGAGCGATGTGCGGGTTTTGTATAACGCGCTCAACCAGCAGGAAGCCAGGTTCAAGTATTACACCACCAAGCTGGCCTGTTACCAAAAACGCGGCGCGGTGGAGAACATGGCCGCCTGCTACCACGGGCTGGGCGGCTACTACGTGTACCGGGCCGACTACAACGAGGCCATCGGGTACTACCTGCGGTCGGCGGAGCTGTACCGCACTTTCAACCTCAAAAATTACTACAACGAAGAGTTGGTGCTGGGCAGCTATTACGCGGCCTGGGGCAACGATGCCAAAGCCTTGCCTTACCTGAAAGAATACCTGGCCGCATTTGCAAAGGGTGACGAGTCCAATAAAATGTACCTGTACCGCAATCTAACCCGTCTGTACCTGCGCCAGCAGCGCTACCCCGCCGCGCTGCAGGCCATCGAGCAGGCCCTGGCAATCCCACCTGTCGATACGGTTTCGGCCGCTGCGGAAAAAGCCTATGGGTTGGTGCTGAAAGGAGAGACGCTACTAGCTCTGCACCGCAACGCCGAAGTGCCGCCGTTGCTGCAAACGGCCCAGCACTCGGCCGACTCCCTGCAGATGCCCATTACGACCACCGCTGGCGACTTTGAGCTGGACGCGACCTGGGCACGGTACTACGCCGCCCGTGGCGATGCGGGCCGTGCCGAAACTGCATGGCACGCTGCCTATCGCAAGGCGCGTGAAAGCCGGGTGACGCCGCTGCGGCTGAAGTACCTGCGCGAGCTGGCACTGTTCTACCAAGGTCACGGGCAGCCGGCGCAGGCCGCGCAGTACGCGCTGGCCGCCGTGGGCCTGGCCGATACCCTCAA
This region of Hymenobacter sedentarius genomic DNA includes:
- a CDS encoding sensor histidine kinase, which gives rise to MRYFFLLVACWLLALPAEAAVPLPADSAVLRITRLPANGLLLSHGWRYHAGDDPAWARPDFDDSSWDTIPVARVGFALPARALAGPGWFRLRLRLGDSLRYQALGLRTNRTMAGFELYLNGRPFGHYGTFSTDPAGVQPTRIVPAALLFPPTDARQDLVLAVRFAPWQPAPPLSAYLAQNRLLDLVLWLETGQNLQQQRTEAGYSTAIVTFVGGVFLLLGLLHWVFFQYQPAQPANRYFAFYALAIGASQLLDCVHWLTLGRGLMANGLMYLLLGLGALWGLRALYALFAIRPGWLYAGLCVGVAVLAPVRMAAELRGNLTTGFYCNVAFVVLVTAEQLRLTARGVRQRRRGAWMIGTGFGVGLLFQLVYASSYRLLDTGVEDTVLYQLAFLAPALGISLFLAREFALDSQLLQVKLGEVERLSAQTLAQEQEKQALLAEQNEMLEHQVMQRTGELQRSLTELRATQAQLIQKEKMASLGELTAGIAHEIQNPLNFVNNFSEVSSELLDELAEEQARPLRDAELELELVDDLRQNMAKITQHGQRAASIVRGMLEHSRTNSGERAPTDLNALCQEYLRLAYQGLRAKDKSFNAELTTDFAADLPLVEVVGADLGRVLLNLFANAFYAVHQRQQLGVAGHRPTVEVRTRLAEQRVEIRVQDNGTGMSEAIQQKIFQPFFTTKPTGEGTGLGLSLSYDIITQGHGGTLSVESHEGRGTDFIISLPA
- a CDS encoding ATP-binding protein, which encodes MPIFTLRCLTRLLLLLTLLLGSGSAMAQSAARYRYWDANVDSLRRVLAGQHTDTARLRTLMHMADLVPTSRETEEAAVLSARLHRPEQRAYRLLWASIRLGKAMSIGPSLDSLQAAIVVFDQLGRPVPYALSDVRVLYNALNQQEARFKYYTTKLACYQKRGAVENMAACYHGLGGYYVYRADYNEAIGYYLRSAELYRTFNLKNYYNEELVLGSYYAAWGNDAKALPYLKEYLAAFAKGDESNKMYLYRNLTRLYLRQQRYPAALQAIEQALAIPPVDTVSAAAEKAYGLVLKGETLLALHRNAEVPPLLQTAQHSADSLQMPITTTAGDFELDATWARYYAARGDAGRAETAWHAAYRKARESRVTPLRLKYLRELALFYQGHGQPAQAAQYALAAVGLADTLKAAEGSLHVARYEIEQAGRAQQARITQLGQAQQQDAARARRQRWVLGAVLVVLALIGGLVFVLWRGNRQQQRAYALLQGQRDQTAQALTNLRATQTQLIQSEKMASLGELTAGIAHEIQNPLNFVNNFSEVSSELVTELQEALAANDSAEVAALAGDLAQNLGKIGHHGRRAASIVKGMLEHSQTRAGERRPTDLNQLTDEYLRLAYQGLRAKDKTFNAELTTDFGAALPLVEVVGTDVGRVLLNLFTNAFYAVRQRQQLGEPGYQPQVGVRTLVLNQQVQIQVTDNGMGIPAAVQPKIFQPFFTTKPTGEGTGLGLSLSHDIIAQGHSGSLTVESQEGEGTTFCIGLPVNATV